In a single window of the uncultured Dysgonomonas sp. genome:
- a CDS encoding YitT family protein: MPKRYLKEFYWKDYIIISFGLALYAVGLIGFIKPVGIVTGGLTGIALLVEYASGIPLQYTYFFTNCALLLVALKLLGFKFMIKTIYGVVLLTFFLTICQTYIVEPIVKNEPLLSGVIGGMMCGTGIGLVFSANGSTGGTDIVVALINKYKNIAFGRGMLLCDFIIISSSYFLFYDYQKIVYALIVMGVMTYCIDMVINGFRQSVQVLIFSEKYEIIATAINQELNRGCTVLDGTGWYSKKPTKVIIVLAKRTEAVEMFRLIKSIDEKAFISQSTVRGVYGEGFDKIRT, translated from the coding sequence ATGCCAAAAAGATATTTGAAAGAATTTTACTGGAAAGATTACATTATCATATCCTTTGGATTGGCGCTTTATGCCGTAGGGCTTATAGGCTTTATTAAGCCGGTAGGGATTGTAACAGGAGGCCTTACCGGTATAGCACTCCTTGTAGAATATGCATCGGGCATTCCGCTTCAGTATACATATTTTTTTACAAACTGTGCATTGTTGCTGGTTGCTTTGAAGTTGCTGGGATTCAAATTTATGATTAAAACCATATATGGTGTAGTCTTACTTACATTTTTCCTGACAATTTGCCAGACCTACATAGTCGAACCTATCGTCAAAAACGAACCGCTTCTGTCGGGCGTTATTGGGGGGATGATGTGCGGCACGGGTATAGGGCTTGTTTTCAGTGCCAACGGTAGCACTGGAGGGACAGACATTGTAGTGGCATTGATTAATAAATATAAGAATATCGCTTTCGGTAGAGGTATGCTTCTTTGCGACTTTATTATTATCTCCTCTTCATACTTCCTTTTTTACGATTATCAGAAAATTGTATATGCCCTGATTGTGATGGGTGTGATGACGTATTGCATTGACATGGTTATTAATGGTTTCCGACAGTCAGTACAGGTACTTATCTTTTCTGAAAAATATGAAATAATAGCTACCGCTATAAATCAGGAATTGAATAGGGGGTGCACTGTTCTGGATGGTACAGGCTGGTATTCTAAGAAACCGACTAAAGTGATCATTGTACTGGCTAAAAGGACTGAGGCTGTAGAAATGTTCCGTCTGATAAAGAGTATAGATGAGAAAGCGTTTATATCTCAAAGTACGGTCCGGGGCGTTTACGGTGAAGGTTTTGATAAGATAAGGACCTGA
- a CDS encoding phosphatase PAP2 family protein, which translates to MLDKLRYWDEELFLFLNGKHVDWLDPIMLFLSSYTNWALACLIMSALIYFKADVWKKTGVFFFLLSTGASALLTNIIKLIIERPRPIHNELWEGTIHAIEKYSNSFSFFSSHSATTFTMAVFFLLFFRKKKFYGYFAVLWAAVVAYSRIYVAKHYPFDVMIGIIFGIMIGITGYILFQRFKKKKELLKP; encoded by the coding sequence ATGTTAGACAAATTACGGTATTGGGACGAAGAACTTTTTCTATTCCTCAATGGAAAACACGTTGACTGGCTCGACCCTATCATGCTCTTTCTCAGTTCCTATACAAACTGGGCATTAGCCTGTTTGATCATGTCTGCCCTTATCTACTTCAAAGCAGACGTATGGAAGAAAACAGGTGTATTCTTTTTTCTCCTATCCACCGGAGCCAGCGCGCTGCTTACAAACATAATAAAACTGATTATAGAACGGCCCCGCCCTATACATAACGAATTATGGGAAGGCACGATTCATGCAATTGAAAAATATAGCAACAGCTTTAGTTTTTTTTCATCGCATTCGGCTACTACTTTCACGATGGCTGTATTTTTCCTACTCTTCTTTCGAAAGAAGAAATTCTATGGTTATTTTGCCGTTTTATGGGCTGCGGTGGTTGCCTATAGCCGGATTTATGTGGCCAAACATTACCCCTTCGATGTAATGATAGGGATCATATTCGGAATAATGATAGGAATAACGGGCTATATACTCTTCCAAAGATTCAAAAAGAAAAAAGAACTATTAAAGCCCTAA
- a CDS encoding ABC transporter permease encodes MSLELFIAKRIHFNGEKGEKRASSPAIKIAVAGVAIGLAAMILALSIVVGFKKEVRNKVVGFGSHIQITNLANNSTYETQPVCVSPQLISQLESTEGVKHVEVFATKPGIIKTDSAFQGVVLKGVDADYDWDFFKQNMVAGTVISPDDTTHANQAILSKNIASKLNLKTGDSFLCYFVGENIRFRKFYITGIYSTNFEDYDKLFVVTDVSLIKRLNDWDDDEVSGIELLVNDYDRLDEVHQRVFVDMMTYRDHKDNTFLARSIKELNPMIFNWLELLDMNVVVIIVLMFVISVFTMISGLLIIILERTNMIGMLKTLGARNFSIRKTFLYVSSFLILKGMFWGNVIAIAILVIQKNFGLIKLDPETYYVSEMPVDINILYILLINIGTLILSIIAMIGPSYLIAKIYPAKSLRFE; translated from the coding sequence TTGAGCTTAGAACTATTTATAGCAAAACGTATCCATTTTAATGGAGAGAAAGGGGAGAAGCGAGCTTCATCTCCTGCCATTAAAATAGCTGTTGCCGGAGTGGCAATAGGCTTGGCGGCTATGATACTGGCTCTATCTATCGTTGTGGGTTTTAAAAAAGAAGTGCGCAACAAAGTTGTGGGTTTTGGTTCCCATATACAAATCACCAATCTGGCAAACAACAGTACTTACGAAACACAGCCAGTATGTGTTAGCCCACAGTTGATAAGCCAGCTTGAAAGTACAGAAGGGGTTAAGCATGTGGAGGTCTTTGCTACAAAGCCTGGTATAATAAAGACTGATAGTGCTTTCCAGGGTGTGGTTTTGAAAGGAGTCGACGCAGATTATGATTGGGATTTCTTTAAACAAAATATGGTTGCCGGTACGGTAATCAGTCCGGATGATACGACTCATGCCAATCAGGCAATTCTGTCTAAGAATATCGCAAGTAAGTTAAATCTGAAGACCGGAGACAGTTTCCTTTGCTACTTTGTGGGGGAGAATATCCGTTTCCGCAAGTTTTACATAACAGGTATATATAGTACAAACTTCGAAGACTACGATAAACTGTTTGTAGTAACGGATGTCAGTCTTATCAAAAGGCTGAATGATTGGGATGATGATGAAGTTAGTGGTATCGAATTGCTTGTAAATGATTATGATAGGTTGGACGAAGTACATCAGCGTGTATTTGTGGATATGATGACCTATCGTGACCATAAAGACAATACTTTCCTTGCCCGTTCCATTAAGGAACTCAATCCAATGATATTTAACTGGCTCGAACTATTGGATATGAATGTCGTGGTTATCATTGTACTAATGTTTGTCATATCTGTTTTTACCATGATATCCGGATTACTGATCATAATCCTTGAGCGGACTAATATGATAGGTATGCTGAAAACCCTCGGCGCGCGTAATTTCAGTATTCGTAAGACCTTTCTGTATGTCTCCTCATTCCTCATTCTGAAGGGCATGTTCTGGGGGAATGTTATCGCTATTGCGATATTAGTGATTCAGAAGAATTTCGGCTTGATAAAGCTCGATCCTGAGACATATTACGTGTCGGAAATGCCGGTAGATATCAATATCTTATATATCTTATTGATTAATATCGGGACATTGATCCTTTCCATTATAGCCATGATAGGGCCTTCTTATCTGATAGCTAAGATTTATCCGGCTAAATCACTAAGATTCGAATAG
- the leuS gene encoding leucine--tRNA ligase — protein sequence MEYNFKEIEKRWHQYWIDNKTYKVTEDKNKPKYYVLDMFPYPSGAGLHVGHPLGYIASDIFSRYKRLKGFNVLHPMGYDAYGLPAEQYAIQTGQHPAVTTAQNINRYREQLDKIGFCFDWSREIQTCDPRYYKWTQWAFIQMFNSYYCYDEDQARPITELVEAFEQVGTTGMNIACSEELQFTADEWKAYSEEKKQEILLNYRIAYRSETKVNWCQALGTVLANDEVINGLSERGGYPVEQRLMRQWSLRVSAYAQRLLDGLEKIDWSESIKETQRNWIGRSEGAEMQFSVKDSDVKFDIFTTRADTIFGVTFMVLAPECDYVSQVTKPEQKAEIEAYIQATKRRTERDRLMDKKISGVFTGSYAINPLNGKEIPIWISDYVLAGYGTGAIMAVPGHDSRDHAFAKHFNLPIIPLIEGCDVSEESFDAKEGIMMNSGFLDGLTVKDAIDKAREYIKEHKLGRIKVNYRLRDAIFSRQRYWGEPFPVYYKNGLPYMLPIDKLPLELPEVDKYLPTETGEPPLGRAIKWAWDTVNNVVVETSKIDNKTIFPLELNTMPGFAGSSAYYLQYMDPYNAKELVSKEKDEYWRNVDLYIGGTEHATGHLIYSRFWDKFLYDIEVSCEDEPFKKLINQGMIQGRSNYVYRINGTNTFVSYNLKDQYEVQELHVDVNIVSNDILDLEAFKKWRPEYETAEFILEDDKYICGWAVEKMSKSYHNVVNPDDIAEKYGADTLRMYEMFLGPLEQSKPWDTNGIDGVHRFLRKTWNLFYKGDDFAVTDELPTKEELKSLHKLIKKVSGDIEAFSFNTSVSAFMICVNELTAAKCSKRVVLQEFLVVLAPFAPFVAEELWRALDNTTTIFDAEWPVFKEEYLAEDSFRYGVAFNGKVRFDIEFPADAVQADVEETVLKHELAQKWLEGKTPKKIIFVPKKMINVVL from the coding sequence ATGGAATACAATTTTAAAGAGATTGAAAAACGTTGGCATCAGTATTGGATCGACAACAAAACCTACAAAGTAACGGAAGATAAGAACAAACCAAAATATTATGTACTCGATATGTTTCCTTATCCTTCAGGAGCAGGCTTACATGTCGGTCATCCACTGGGGTATATCGCCTCTGATATTTTCTCTCGATACAAACGTTTGAAAGGCTTCAATGTCCTTCATCCGATGGGCTATGATGCTTATGGGCTTCCTGCTGAGCAATATGCCATACAGACAGGTCAGCATCCGGCTGTTACCACAGCGCAGAATATAAACCGTTACCGTGAACAACTGGATAAGATAGGCTTCTGCTTCGACTGGAGCCGTGAAATTCAGACATGCGATCCCAGATATTATAAATGGACACAATGGGCATTTATACAGATGTTCAACAGCTATTATTGCTATGATGAAGATCAGGCTCGTCCCATAACTGAGTTGGTCGAGGCCTTTGAACAAGTAGGTACGACCGGCATGAATATAGCTTGCAGCGAAGAGTTGCAATTTACCGCGGATGAATGGAAAGCATATTCTGAAGAGAAAAAACAGGAAATATTGCTTAACTACCGTATCGCATATCGCAGCGAGACCAAAGTAAATTGGTGTCAGGCTCTAGGTACGGTATTGGCTAACGATGAGGTCATCAATGGCTTGTCGGAGCGTGGCGGATATCCTGTCGAACAGCGTTTGATGCGCCAGTGGAGCTTGCGTGTATCGGCTTATGCCCAGCGTTTGCTTGACGGTTTGGAGAAGATAGACTGGAGTGAATCCATCAAAGAAACTCAGCGCAACTGGATCGGGCGAAGCGAAGGGGCAGAGATGCAATTCAGCGTGAAAGACTCTGATGTGAAATTCGATATCTTCACCACCCGTGCCGATACTATCTTCGGGGTTACCTTTATGGTGCTTGCTCCTGAGTGCGATTATGTATCTCAGGTAACCAAACCGGAACAAAAAGCGGAAATTGAGGCTTATATACAAGCGACTAAACGCCGTACAGAACGTGATCGCCTGATGGATAAAAAGATATCCGGCGTATTTACGGGATCATATGCTATAAATCCGTTGAACGGTAAAGAAATTCCTATCTGGATATCGGATTATGTGCTTGCCGGATACGGAACAGGCGCAATCATGGCAGTACCCGGACACGATAGCCGTGACCATGCTTTTGCGAAGCATTTCAATTTGCCTATTATTCCGTTGATAGAAGGTTGTGATGTGTCGGAAGAAAGTTTCGATGCCAAAGAGGGTATCATGATGAATTCTGGTTTCTTGGATGGCCTGACTGTAAAAGATGCTATCGACAAAGCCCGTGAATATATCAAAGAACATAAGCTAGGACGTATAAAAGTAAATTATCGTTTACGCGATGCTATTTTCTCGCGTCAGCGTTATTGGGGCGAACCATTCCCTGTTTATTATAAAAACGGCTTGCCATATATGCTTCCAATAGATAAATTGCCTTTGGAATTACCGGAAGTGGATAAATATCTGCCGACCGAAACGGGTGAACCACCGTTGGGACGCGCTATTAAATGGGCTTGGGATACAGTAAACAATGTGGTGGTAGAAACATCGAAAATAGATAATAAGACTATATTCCCGCTTGAGTTGAATACCATGCCGGGATTTGCCGGTTCGTCTGCTTACTACCTGCAATATATGGATCCATATAATGCGAAGGAATTGGTATCGAAAGAAAAAGATGAATACTGGCGCAACGTTGACTTGTATATCGGGGGAACCGAGCATGCTACAGGTCACCTTATATACAGCCGTTTCTGGGATAAGTTCTTATATGATATAGAAGTTTCGTGTGAAGATGAACCATTCAAGAAACTGATCAATCAAGGGATGATACAGGGACGTAGCAATTACGTTTACCGTATAAACGGGACAAATACATTTGTGTCCTACAATCTGAAAGATCAGTATGAGGTACAGGAACTTCATGTCGATGTCAACATTGTTAGTAATGATATCCTGGATTTGGAAGCATTCAAAAAATGGAGGCCGGAATATGAAACAGCGGAATTCATTCTTGAAGATGATAAATATATTTGCGGCTGGGCTGTAGAAAAAATGTCCAAGTCGTATCATAATGTCGTTAATCCGGATGATATTGCAGAAAAGTACGGAGCCGATACATTGCGCATGTATGAGATGTTCTTGGGGCCGTTAGAACAGTCCAAACCTTGGGATACGAACGGTATCGACGGGGTGCATCGCTTTTTGCGTAAAACATGGAATCTGTTTTACAAAGGAGATGATTTTGCAGTAACAGATGAACTGCCGACAAAGGAAGAATTAAAATCATTGCATAAGCTGATAAAGAAAGTTTCGGGCGATATTGAAGCATTCTCATTCAATACATCCGTTTCAGCCTTTATGATCTGTGTAAATGAACTGACTGCCGCTAAATGTAGCAAGAGAGTAGTTTTACAAGAGTTTCTTGTCGTTCTTGCGCCATTTGCACCGTTTGTTGCGGAGGAGCTTTGGCGTGCCTTGGATAATACAACTACTATATTCGATGCCGAATGGCCGGTATTTAAAGAAGAATATCTGGCGGAAGATTCGTTCCGTTATGGAGTGGCGTTCAATGGAAAAGTACGTTTCGATATAGAATTCCCGGCCGACGCAGTTCAGGCTGATGTAGAAGAAACTGTATTGAAGCACGAACTTGCTCAAAAGTGGCTTGAGGGGAAAACGCCTAAAAAGATCATCTTTGTACCCAAGAAAATGATAAATGTTGTTTTGTAA
- the ruvB gene encoding Holliday junction branch migration DNA helicase RuvB, protein MEETFDIHRGNINDSEKEFENALRPLTFNSFSGQSKVVENLQVFVTAAKMRGESLDHTLLHGPPGLGKTTLSNIIANELGVGFKITSGPVLDKPGDLAGLLTSLEPNDVLFIDEIHRLSPVVEEYLYSAMEDYRIDIMIDKGPSARSIQIDLNPFTLIGATTRSGLLTSPLRARFGINMHLEYYDIETLTNIILRSANILDVPTSKEAAVEIASRSRGTPRIANALLRRVRDFAQVKGSGKIDKAIAAYSLEALNIDKYGLDEIDNKILLILIDKFKGGPVGISTIATALGEDGGTIEEVYEPFLIKEGFMKRTPRGREVTELAYKHLGRKRESEQGFLF, encoded by the coding sequence ATGGAAGAAACATTCGACATACATCGAGGAAATATAAACGACAGCGAAAAGGAGTTTGAAAATGCCTTGCGCCCACTTACTTTTAATAGTTTCAGTGGACAAAGCAAGGTGGTGGAAAACTTACAGGTTTTTGTCACGGCAGCTAAAATGCGGGGGGAATCACTGGATCATACACTCTTACATGGCCCGCCGGGACTTGGTAAAACCACACTGTCGAATATCATAGCAAATGAATTGGGTGTGGGGTTTAAGATAACTTCGGGCCCAGTATTGGATAAACCTGGAGATCTGGCCGGGCTTCTGACTTCTCTTGAGCCAAACGATGTGCTTTTTATAGACGAGATACACCGTTTATCGCCTGTTGTGGAAGAATACCTCTATAGTGCGATGGAAGACTACCGTATCGATATTATGATAGATAAAGGCCCTAGTGCCCGCTCTATACAAATAGATCTGAATCCGTTCACACTTATTGGCGCCACTACGCGGAGCGGTTTGCTTACAAGTCCGTTGCGTGCCCGTTTCGGTATCAATATGCATCTGGAGTATTACGATATAGAGACACTTACGAATATTATCCTGCGTTCGGCTAATATACTTGATGTCCCTACCTCTAAAGAAGCCGCGGTAGAGATAGCTTCGCGCAGCAGGGGTACTCCCCGTATTGCAAATGCATTGCTACGCCGGGTACGTGATTTTGCTCAGGTAAAAGGTTCAGGTAAGATAGATAAAGCTATTGCGGCCTATTCGCTGGAAGCGCTTAATATTGACAAATACGGATTGGACGAGATAGATAACAAGATTCTCCTGATCCTTATCGATAAATTTAAGGGGGGGCCTGTCGGTATCTCTACTATTGCAACGGCTTTAGGCGAAGACGGAGGTACAATAGAAGAGGTTTATGAGCCGTTCCTTATCAAAGAAGGATTTATGAAACGCACACCCCGGGGGCGTGAAGTCACCGAGCTAGCCTACAAGCATTTGGGGCGGAAACGGGAAAGCGAACAGGGATTCTTATTTTAA
- a CDS encoding SDR family NAD(P)-dependent oxidoreductase yields MNFRGKHIILTGASSGIGREMLDILASYNGVKILAVARHTDNIMGVEGVVYPFSADVSSSKGVDRVFEYAQQIFGNIDIFIANAGFAYLERLQTSDWQHIEEIYSLNVFSPIYSLEKLVAINNGRPVAFACTISGAGLVSLPAYSLYCSTKAALHHFIQTYRYEKANNLQLTAVYPVATRTDFFDKATGEEDTPLPFPVQDSKIVARKYIKGIEKGKKNVYPSSLFRLSYPIGRAFPFCLKIYSLLERKKVRKWLGL; encoded by the coding sequence ATGAACTTCAGAGGCAAACATATCATACTCACCGGAGCTTCTTCCGGCATAGGCCGAGAGATGCTAGATATACTTGCTTCATACAACGGAGTGAAGATTCTTGCAGTAGCCCGTCACACAGATAATATAATGGGGGTAGAGGGTGTAGTGTATCCATTTTCTGCCGATGTCAGCTCTTCGAAGGGTGTAGATAGAGTTTTTGAATACGCTCAACAGATATTTGGTAATATCGATATCTTTATAGCCAATGCAGGATTTGCCTATCTGGAAAGACTGCAAACTTCCGATTGGCAGCATATAGAGGAGATATATAGTCTGAATGTATTCTCTCCTATTTATTCATTGGAAAAACTCGTCGCGATCAATAATGGTAGACCGGTGGCTTTCGCCTGTACTATTTCAGGTGCGGGATTAGTTTCCTTACCTGCCTATTCTCTTTATTGCTCCACAAAGGCGGCACTACATCATTTTATACAGACTTACAGGTACGAGAAAGCGAATAATCTCCAATTGACTGCAGTTTATCCCGTAGCTACCCGCACAGACTTTTTTGATAAGGCTACAGGTGAAGAAGATACACCTCTTCCTTTTCCTGTGCAAGATTCGAAGATAGTTGCAAGGAAGTATATAAAAGGTATTGAGAAAGGGAAGAAGAATGTTTATCCGTCTAGCTTATTTCGTTTATCGTACCCTATTGGCAGGGCATTTCCTTTTTGCCTGAAAATATACTCGCTTTTGGAGAGGAAGAAAGTAAGGAAGTGGTTAGGGCTTTAA